The DNA region GGGATGGACCAGGCGCGGCTGAAGGCCGAGACCGGCACGGTCTTTGCCGTGCGCCGGATCGAGGCGGATTACCTGAGCCCTGCGCAGTTCGATGACCTGATCGAGGTGGAGACCGAGCCGGCGGAGGCCACGGGCGCGCGGCTGGTGCTGCGCCAGGATGTTCTGCGCGACGGTGTCATGCTCTTTTCGGCCCGCGTGACGCTGGTTGCGCTGACCGCCGCGGGCCGGCCGGGGCGGATGCCCAAGCTGCTGACGCAGGCGGCAAAGGGCTGAGGCCCTGTGCGCCGGCATGGGCGGAATGTTGACAAGTCGGTGTTGTGGGTTGGCTTTCCCGATGGATTCCGGCTAGAATCGCTGTCAAACGCAGGCCGCAAAGGCCCATAACAACGAGCAGGCGATATGGAACCCACCACCCTTGCGGCGGCGCAGGAGATCGATTTCTCGCTGCTGGCGCTGTTCATGCGCGCCACCCTGACGGTCAAGCTGGTCATGGTCGGACTGATGATCATGTCCTTCTGGTCATGGGCGATCATCATCCAGAAGCACCTTGCCTTTCGTGTGGCGCGGCGCGAGGCCTCGATTTTCGACCGGGCCTTCTGGTCGGGCGAGCCGCTGGACGAGCTGTTCGAGAAGCTGGGACCGACGCCCGCCGGCGCTTCGGAGAAGATCTTTGCCGCCGGGATGCTGGAATGGCGGCGCAGCCACAAGCAGGACGGCGGCCTGATTGCGGGCGCCCAGGCGCGCATCGACCGGGCGATGGATGTGGCGATCGCGCGCGAAAGCGAGCGGCTGAACAAGGGTCTGTCCTTCCTGGCCACCACCGGCTCGACCGCGCCCTTCATCGGGCTGTTCGGCACGATCTGGGGGATCAAGCATTCGTTCGAGCAGATCGCGATTTCGCAGAACACCAACCTGGCCGTCGTGGCGCCCGGCATCGCCGAGGCTTTGCTGGCCACAGGCATCGGCCTGATCGCGGCCATCCCTGCGGTGGTGTTCTACAACAAGCTGAACTCGGACAGCGACCGCATCGTCGGCGGCTATGAGGCCTTTGCCGACGAGTTTGCCACCATCCTTTCGCGCCAGCTGGACGCCTGAGCCATGGGGGCAGGGGTCATCCAGAAATCGGGCGGCAGCGGCGGGCGCAGGCGGCATCGCCGCGGCAAGTCGGCCGCGATGAGCGAGATCAACGTCACGCCCTTCGTGGACGTGATGCTGGTGCTCTTGATCATCTTCATGGTGGCGGCGCCGCTTCTTACAGTGGGCGTGCCGGTTGAACTGCCGAAGACCGCCGCCAATGCCATGCCGACCGAGCAGGAAGAGCCGCTGACGCTGACCGTCACCGCCGACGGGCGGCTGATGATCATGAACACCGAGGTGGCAGAGGGCGAGCTGATCCCCAAGCTGACGGCGATTGCGGCGCAGCGCGAGAACAAGAAGGTGTTCCTGCGCGCCGACGGGTCCATCCCCTATGAGCGCGTGGCGCAGATCATGGGCGCGATGAACCGCGCGGGCTTCACCGACATCGGCCTGGTGACCGACACCCAGGGTCCGAGCTTCGGCGCCGACCAGGTGCCGGCCGAGCCCGCGGGCGACGGCGGCTGAGCGGGCCGGGGCGATGAACACCGGCACTGTCATCTCCGGCATCGGGCATATGGGCCTGATCCTCTGGGTCGTCCTGGGGGACTGGCTCTTTGCGCCGCAGGACATGGAGCCTGTGCAGGTCACGCAGGTCTCGATGATCTCGTCGGCCGAGTTCGATGCGATGATGGCGGCTGCGCCCTCGACCGAGACCCCGGCGGAACAGCCGGCCCCGGCCGAAGAGATCAAGGCGCCCGCGCCGGTGGAGCCGGCACCGGAACCGGAGCCTGAACCGGCGCCCGAGCCCGCCCCGGAACCGGCAAAGCCAGAGCCTGCGCCGTTGCCCAGGCCGGTGGAGCCCGAACCCGAACCCGAGCCGGAGCCCGAACCGGCGCCGGACCCCGAGCCTGTGCCCGAACCGGAGCCCGAGCCCGCCCCGGTGGAGGCGCCGCCGCCCGTGGCCCCGCCCGCCGCGGTGGAGCAGCCCATCCCGGTGCCGACCTCCTCGGCCCGCCCGAAGCCGCGGCCCTCGCAGCGCGTGGCGCCGGTTCCTGCCGAGGCGCCCGAGCCGCAGACCGAAACCGCGCCCGAACCCACGCCCGCCGTGACGCCGGAACCGACGCCCGAGCCGCAGGTGGTCGAGGAGGAGAAGCCCGAGACCGCGCCCGAGGAAGCGACGACGCAGATCACGCCCGAGGCTGAGCCGACCGACGCGGCCCCCGAGCTTGCGCCGACGGCTTCGGTCCGGCCGCGCAACAAGCCCGCCAAACCGGCGAAGCCGGCAGCGGCCGAGACGGCCACGGCCTCGTCCGACAATGCGGCGGCCGAGGCTGCGGAGGCGGCCGCGGATGCCGAGGCGGAGGCCATCGCGGCCGCACTGGCCGAGGCGGCCGCCGAGAGTGCCGCCGAGGGCGGTCAGGAGGCGCCTCAGGGCCCGCCGATGACCAGCGGCGAGAAGGACGCGCTGCGGGTTGCCGTGCAGCAATGCTGGAATGTGGGCGCGCTGTCCTCGGATGCCTTGCAGACCACGGTGGTGGTGGGCGTGAATGTCTCGCAGGACGGCGTGCCCGATGCCGCCTCGATCCGGCTGATCGAATCGCAGGGCGGCACCGATGCCGGGGCGCGCGGCGCCTTCGAGGCCGCGCGGCGTGCCATCATCCGCTGCGGCGCGCGGGGCTTCCCGCTGCCGCCCGAGAAATACGACCAGTGGAAGGAACTGGAGCTTGTCTTCGATCCCAGCGGGATGAGGATGAGATGACCGCCCCGCTGCCCATCATCCCCCCGACCCCCGAACAGGGAGCGAACCGCCCGATGACCCGCCTGAAAACCCTTGCCACACTTTTCGCCGCCCTTGCCGCACTGGCCCTTGCCGTGCCGCAGACGGCCACGGCCGAGCCTCTGCGCATCGTCATCACAGATGGCGTGATCGAGCCCTTGCCCTTTGCCATTCCGCAGTTCATCGCGGAAAACGGCGCGGCCGGGGAATATGCCGCCAACCTGACCAGGGTGGTGGCGGCCGATCTGGCGGGAACCGGCCTTTTCGCCGAGATCCCGGCGAATGCCTACATCAGCCAGGTGACCAGCTTCGACGCCCCGGTGGCCTATGAGGATTGGAAGGCGATCAACGCCCAGGCGCTGATCACGGGCGCGGTCAGCGTTTCCGGCGACAAGCTGGTGGTGAAGTTCCGCCTGTTCGACATCTTCTCGGGCCAGCCCCTGGGCGAGGGGCTGCAATTCGCCGGCACCACGAAAAGCTGGCGGCGCATGGCGCACAAGGTGGCCGACCAGGTCTATTCCCGCATCACCGGCGAGGGCGGATACTTCGACAGCCGCGTGGTCTTCGTCAGTGAAAGCGGACCGAAGGACAACCGCCAGAAGCGCCTGGCCGTGATGGATTACGACGGCGCCAATGTGCAGTACCTGACGGATTCCTCCTCCATCGTCATCGCGCCGCGCTTCTCGCCCACGGGTGACCGGATCCTGTTCACCTCTTATGCCACGGGGTTCCCGCGCATCTATGTGATGGACGTGGCCAGCCTGAAGACCCGCGCGCTGGAGGAACAGCCCGGCACCATGACCTTTGCCCCGCGCTTTTCGCCCGATGGGCAGACCGTGGTGTTCAGCCTGGAACAGGGCGGCAACACCGACATCTATGCGCTGGACATCGGTTCGGGCCGGCTGCGGCAGCTGACGGACGCACCCTCGATCGAGACGGCGCCGTCCTTCTCGCCCGATGGCAGCAAGATCGTCTTCGAAAGCGACCGGTCGGGCACGCAGCAGATTTACGTGATGCCCGCGGGTGGCGGCAACGCGACCCGCATTTCCAACGGGGCCGGGCGCTATTCCACCCCGGTCTGGTCGCCGCGCGGCGACCTGATCGCCTTCACCAAGCAGAATGCCGGGCGCTTCCACATCGGCGTGATGCGCACCGACGGGTCCGAGGAACGGCTGCTCACCTCGTCCTTCCTGGACGAGGGCCCGACCTGGGCGCCGAACGGCCGCGTGCTGATGTTCACGCGCCAGGGCGCGGGGGCGGGCGGCCAGCCCGCGCTTTGGTCGGTGGACATCTCGGGGCGCAACCTGCGGCAGGTGCCGCTGGACCAGCCCGCCTCTGACCCGGCCTGGTCGCCGCTTTTGCCCTGACGGGCGCGTGATTGCCCCCTGCGGCGGATTCCCCTGCCGCAGGGAACCTGATATGTTTGGCCCATCGAGCCAAGACCAACAGAGGGAACCCTCATGCCCCGACTTTCCAAGGCCGTCCTGCTGATCGCGATGCTGGGCCTTGCGGCCTGCCAGAACCCCGACCGTTACGGCGCCGGAAGTGGCGCGGGCGGTGCAGGTGGGGCCGGCGGTGCCGGTGGAACAGGGGCGGGAGGCATCGGCACCTCGGCCCTGGGCGATGCCAGCAATCCCGCCTCGCCCGCCTATTTCCAGGCCAGCGTCGGCGACCGCGTGTTCTTCCTGGTGGACCAGTTCACCCTGACCGACACCGCGCGCCAGACGCTTGTGGCGCAGGCCGCCTGGCTGAAGGCCAACCCCGACTACGGCATCCTGATCGAAGGCCATGCCGACGAGCAGGGCACGCGCGAATACAACCTTGCCCTGGGGGCCAAGCGCGCCAGCGCGGTGCAGGACTTCCTGATCGTGCAAGGCATCCCCGCCAGCCGCATCCGCACGGTGAGCTATGGCAAGGAACGCCCGGTTGAGGTCTGCTCGGACGAAGCCTGCTATGCCAAGAACCGCCGCGCCGTGACGGTGCTGTCGGCCGGATCGGGGGCCTGATCCGGTGCGCGCCGCCTTCGCCCCCGCCCTGGCGCTTGTGCTGGCGCTGACGGCCGTGCCGTCGCTGGCGCAGGACAACAGCCAGACGCTGGCCGACATCAAGGCCGAGCTGGGCCAGTTGTCGGCCCAGTTCGACACGCTGAAGTCGGAACTGATCTCGACCGGGGCGGCCACGTCCGGCGCCGCTGGCGGCGATGCGCTGCAACGGCTGGATGCGATCGAGGCGGCGCTGGCGCGACTGACCGCGCAGACCGAGGCGGTGGAGCAGAAGGTCAACCGTGTGGTGAGCGAGGGCAGCAACCGGCTGGGCGACCTGGAGTTCCGCGTCTGCGAGCTGGAGGAAGGCTGCGACGTCACCAAGATCGGCCAGGCGCCCCTAGGCGGCGAGACAACGGCGCCCATCGCGCCCGCGCCTGCGCCCGCGCCGTCCGATACGGGCTCCGACGCAGGCGGCGCCGAACTTGCCGTCAACGAGAAAGCCGATTTCGACCGGGCCAAGGAGGTGCTCGGTCAGGGTGACTTTCGTACCGCCGCAGAGCTCTTTGCGACCTTTGCCCAATCCTATCCTGGCTCGCCCCTGATGGCCGAGGCCCAGGTGCTGCGCGGCGACGCGCTGACCAGCCTGGGCGAAACCTCGAAGGCGGCACGGGCCTATCTGGAGGCCTTTTCGGGCCAGCCCGACGGGCCGCAGGCGGCGGGCGCGCTGTTGAAGCTTGGCCGCTCGCTTGGCGCCCTGGGCCAGACGCCCGAGGCCTGCATGACGCTGGCCGAAGTGGGCAACCGCTTCCCCGGTTCGGCCCAGGCGGGCGAGGCCGTGGCTGCGGCGCAGGGCTTCGGGTGCCAGAACTGACCCAGGCGCTGCGGCTGGCTGTCACGGGCGGCGCGCCTCTGGGGGTTGCTGTATCGGGCGGCGGGGATTCCGTCGCCCTTCTGCTTTTGCTGGACGATCTTCGCCGCGCGGGCGGCCCGCCCTTGGCCGCCGTGACGGTGGATCACGGGTTGCGCCCGGAAGCCGCTGAAGAGGCGGCGACGGTGGCGCGGCTTTGCGCGCAACTGGGTGTGCCTCATGACACGATGCGCTGGACCGAGGGGCCGACGGGTGGGAACCTGATGGACCAGGCCCGCCGCGCCCGTCGCCGGCTGATCGCCGGCTGGGCCAGGGCGCGGGGCATTTCTCGCGTGGCGCTGGCGCATACCGC from Neotabrizicola shimadae includes:
- the tolR gene encoding protein TolR translates to MGAGVIQKSGGSGGRRRHRRGKSAAMSEINVTPFVDVMLVLLIIFMVAAPLLTVGVPVELPKTAANAMPTEQEEPLTLTVTADGRLMIMNTEVAEGELIPKLTAIAAQRENKKVFLRADGSIPYERVAQIMGAMNRAGFTDIGLVTDTQGPSFGADQVPAEPAGDGG
- the ybgC gene encoding tol-pal system-associated acyl-CoA thioesterase, giving the protein MIHRMTIRVYYEDTDLAGIVYYANYLKFIERARSEWVRGLGMDQARLKAETGTVFAVRRIEADYLSPAQFDDLIEVETEPAEATGARLVLRQDVLRDGVMLFSARVTLVALTAAGRPGRMPKLLTQAAKG
- the ybgF gene encoding tol-pal system protein YbgF, whose amino-acid sequence is MRAAFAPALALVLALTAVPSLAQDNSQTLADIKAELGQLSAQFDTLKSELISTGAATSGAAGGDALQRLDAIEAALARLTAQTEAVEQKVNRVVSEGSNRLGDLEFRVCELEEGCDVTKIGQAPLGGETTAPIAPAPAPAPSDTGSDAGGAELAVNEKADFDRAKEVLGQGDFRTAAELFATFAQSYPGSPLMAEAQVLRGDALTSLGETSKAARAYLEAFSGQPDGPQAAGALLKLGRSLGALGQTPEACMTLAEVGNRFPGSAQAGEAVAAAQGFGCQN
- the tolQ gene encoding protein TolQ encodes the protein MEPTTLAAAQEIDFSLLALFMRATLTVKLVMVGLMIMSFWSWAIIIQKHLAFRVARREASIFDRAFWSGEPLDELFEKLGPTPAGASEKIFAAGMLEWRRSHKQDGGLIAGAQARIDRAMDVAIARESERLNKGLSFLATTGSTAPFIGLFGTIWGIKHSFEQIAISQNTNLAVVAPGIAEALLATGIGLIAAIPAVVFYNKLNSDSDRIVGGYEAFADEFATILSRQLDA
- the pal gene encoding peptidoglycan-associated lipoprotein Pal, which produces MPRLSKAVLLIAMLGLAACQNPDRYGAGSGAGGAGGAGGAGGTGAGGIGTSALGDASNPASPAYFQASVGDRVFFLVDQFTLTDTARQTLVAQAAWLKANPDYGILIEGHADEQGTREYNLALGAKRASAVQDFLIVQGIPASRIRTVSYGKERPVEVCSDEACYAKNRRAVTVLSAGSGA
- the tolB gene encoding Tol-Pal system beta propeller repeat protein TolB, with amino-acid sequence MTRLKTLATLFAALAALALAVPQTATAEPLRIVITDGVIEPLPFAIPQFIAENGAAGEYAANLTRVVAADLAGTGLFAEIPANAYISQVTSFDAPVAYEDWKAINAQALITGAVSVSGDKLVVKFRLFDIFSGQPLGEGLQFAGTTKSWRRMAHKVADQVYSRITGEGGYFDSRVVFVSESGPKDNRQKRLAVMDYDGANVQYLTDSSSIVIAPRFSPTGDRILFTSYATGFPRIYVMDVASLKTRALEEQPGTMTFAPRFSPDGQTVVFSLEQGGNTDIYALDIGSGRLRQLTDAPSIETAPSFSPDGSKIVFESDRSGTQQIYVMPAGGGNATRISNGAGRYSTPVWSPRGDLIAFTKQNAGRFHIGVMRTDGSEERLLTSSFLDEGPTWAPNGRVLMFTRQGAGAGGQPALWSVDISGRNLRQVPLDQPASDPAWSPLLP
- a CDS encoding cell envelope biogenesis protein TolA — its product is MNTGTVISGIGHMGLILWVVLGDWLFAPQDMEPVQVTQVSMISSAEFDAMMAAAPSTETPAEQPAPAEEIKAPAPVEPAPEPEPEPAPEPAPEPAKPEPAPLPRPVEPEPEPEPEPEPAPDPEPVPEPEPEPAPVEAPPPVAPPAAVEQPIPVPTSSARPKPRPSQRVAPVPAEAPEPQTETAPEPTPAVTPEPTPEPQVVEEEKPETAPEEATTQITPEAEPTDAAPELAPTASVRPRNKPAKPAKPAAAETATASSDNAAAEAAEAAADAEAEAIAAALAEAAAESAAEGGQEAPQGPPMTSGEKDALRVAVQQCWNVGALSSDALQTTVVVGVNVSQDGVPDAASIRLIESQGGTDAGARGAFEAARRAIIRCGARGFPLPPEKYDQWKELELVFDPSGMRMR